In Calditrichota bacterium, the sequence GAGACTTGTGCCAAGTCCTCTCATCGTGTAAGAGGCTACACAAAGAAAAGCGGGACATACGTTGCGCCTCATAGGAAAACAAACCCCGATAAGTCGAAATTCAACAACTACAGTACGAAAGGAAACTATAATCCGTATACTGGGAAGAAAGGCACAAGAGATCCGTTTAGGAAATAGTTTGCCAGCCTAACAACGCCCTCGAGCGGACCGCCCGCAAGCGGGTGTCCGGTGAGCTTCAACGTTACCGCACGCCGCTTGGACAGGGCACCACCCCCACTCCGGTCGATCAGCCGAGCTTGTAGCCGATGCGGCGCAGGAAGTCCTGGCGATGCGCAACGTCCTGGGCGGTCTCGACACCGAGCGGGCTCTGGCCATCAACGACGCCAATGATCCCCCGCCCCTGAGCCGTCTCCACCACCAGCACCTCCACCGGGTTGGCCGTGGCGCAGCAGATGTTGACGATCTCCATTACGTCGCGCAACGTACGCAGCACGTTGATCGGGTAGGCATTTCCCAAGAGAAGGACAAACGAGTGCCCCGCGCCAATGGCTAAGGCGTTCTCTTGCGCCAGCTTGATCAGATGCTCGTCGGTGCCGCTAAAGCGCACCAGGCGCGGCCCTGATGACTCGCAGAAGGCAAAGCCGAACTTGATGTTAGGTACCGAGCAGACCAGCGCCTCGTGCACATCCTCGACCGTCTTGATAAAGTGCGACATGCCGATGATGACGTTGACGTCATCGGGCTTCTTGATCTGAACAGTTTTGATCTCCATGCTCTCCCTCCGCAGCGGAGTACCTCCCACTACTCCATGGGACTCCAATCCTTTGCCACCTCGCCGATCCACGTCCAGAGGAAGCGACTGGCCACCCCGAGCGCTGTTGGCAGCGGTTCGTGAGGAGCACTCACCGCAGCGCCCGCAAAGGGGATGCCGCTTTCCTGGAAAACCTTCGCCGCAGCAGCCAGGCCCCGCTCAGTGGAGCCCGGCAACAAGCGCAGACCGTCCTGCGCTGCGCTGGCAAGAGCCTCTTGCCAGCTATCCACCAGCGGCGATGATACAAACTCCAGTTCCGTGCTCACTCCCACCCGATCGAGATGCAAACGCGGCAGAGGATCTGCCGAACCGGCGTCGGTGTATCTCTGCTCAGCCACGAGCAGGTCTCTCAGTGTGAGGTAACTATCCACCGCCATCGCCAAGAGACGTTGGTTCGACCAGAAGAAGCGAGCCGGTCTCGCGCCTCGGAGAGTGGGGTCCCACGTCCAGAGCTCCCCGGGGCGGTACCCGTGGCCGTCTATCCTGCCGGTGTGGCCAATGGTCCAGGCGCTGTTGAGCGCAATGTCGCCGGGGGCGGTGTTGGCCACGTCGCACAGGGTCACGGCCAGCACCACATCAGGACGCCAACCCTGTGGACCGGCATGGGCCATGAGCACGGAGCTTGCCGCTACGTTCTCCGTGCCGGGGGGCAAGCATTCCACGATCACCCGGACTCCTCCGGACCCTTGGCGCTCCACGAGGTGGAACACTCTGCCCATGGGCGCCTCGTACGCGGAAACGCGGCCCCCTTCGCGGCGGGCCGCCGCAAGCAACGAATCGAGCATCTGGGGCTCGGTAAGCTGAACCCCAACTACCAAACGCCGCTCGTGGGGCGTCCCCCGCAGTGACAAGAGCAGCACCGCCACGAACAGCACAAACGTCCCCACCGGGAAGGCAAACGACCTCTGTTCGCGCCTCATCCGCTCTTCCTCCCATCATCATCCGCGCAAATTCTGCCCTTTCCCCGGACCATGGGCTTTGCTCTGCAGCTCCGTCCCCAAATCCTTAACTTCACGGTGGGCGAACGCCAAGTCGCTCCATCATCGAGTACAGCCTGCGGCGTGTCACCCCCAATAGGCGTGCAGCTTCGGTCTTGTTTCCTCCTGCCTTGTCAAGAGCTTTAACGATCAAGCTTCTCTCCACTTCCTCCAGGGACAGCCCTGCGGCGGGGATTTCCACAGGCGAGGACGGTGCTGCGCTGTAGACGATGTGCGCCGGCAAGTCGGCGCGCGTAATCACTCCCCCGCCGGTCATGATCACGGTGCGCTCCACCACGTTCTCCAGCTCGCGCACATTGCCCGGCCAGGTGTAGTGCATCAGGGCTGCCAAGGCATCAGGCTCGATGGCCGCTTTGGGGCCTCCGTACTTTCGCAGAAAGTGGTTGACCAGCTCCGGGATATCCTCGCGACGCTCGCGCAGCGGCGGCAACACGATGGGGAAAACATTGATGCGATAGTAGAGGTCCTCACGGAAAGTGCCGGCGTGGAGCGCTTCCTCCAAGTTGCGATTGGTGGCAGCGATGATGCGGGCGCGTACAGGGATGGGTCTGGTGGCACCCAGCGGCACCATCTCGTGGCTTTGCAGCACGCGAAGGAGCTTGACTTGGGTGGCCAGCGAGACATCGCCGATTTCGTCCAGGAAGAGCGTCCCTTCGCCGGCTGCCTGGAACAATCCCTCCTTTCGTCGATCGGCGCCGGTGAAGGCGCCCTTTTCGTAGCCGAAGAGTTCGCTTTCCAGAAGGCTCTCCGGCAAGGCGCCGCAGCTCACGGCGACGAACGGTTTGTCGGCACGCGGGCTCAGTTCGTGGATGGCTCTGGCGATGAGCTCCTTGCCGGTGCCGCTCTCGCCCCGGAGGAGCACAGTGGCATCGGTGGGGGCCACCTTTTGCACCATGCGGTAGACCTTTTCCATGGCTTCGCTACGCCCCACCACATAGGCAAGTTCGAAGGTGTGGCGCAGCTCCTGCCGCAGGGCCACGTTTTCCTCAGCCAGCTGCCGCTTTTCGATGAGGCGCGCGACTTTGAGGCGGAGCTCATCTGTCTCGAAAGGCTTGATGAGATAGTCGTACGCCCCCTGTTTCATGGCCTCTACTGCGGTCTGAGCGGTGGCGTATGCGGTCATCAGAATGACCTCGACCCCGGGGTGGCGCGCCTTGAGCTCTTTAAGCACCTGCAGGCCGTCCATGCCGGGCATCTTGAGGTCGCAGAGCACCACGTCGAAGGGCTCGCGGGCAAACGTGTCCAACGCGGTCTGACCGTCGAAGGCCATGGCCACGTAGTGTCCATCGGCCTCCAGCGCCGCCTTCAACACCTGGCACATGCGCTGCTCATTGTCGACCACCAACACTCGTCCGCGTCGCACGCCCTTTTCACCTCAGTACCAGGGGAGAGCCCTCGTCCCCGCTGCCCCTACTCCGCCGCAAGGTCGGCCAGCAGCGTCTTTAGCTCGCCAAGGGGAGTGATGCGGCAGGGATACCCGCCGCGCCGCAGGTCGCAGCTTGACCAGCAGGTGCAGCGTGTGCTGCACACCACCTGCGGCCCATTCTGGCCGTCCACCACCGTAATCCTGGCGGACGGCCAGCCGCGGCGCAGGCCACGTCCGGCCAACTCGACTACGCTGCTCAATGGGTCGAGACTGCCGTCAAAGAGCTGGGTCGTCCACGTGCCGTCGCCGTGGCGGGCCCGCGAGAGCCGGCGCAGCTCCCGCAGGAACGGCACATAGCCCCACAGCTCAGTGTGCATGCCTAAGAGGTCGAGAACCATAGCGCGCAACGTTTGCGCCACGCGCTTGTCTCCTTCATCGCGCACGCAGTTGACGACGATTCCCACCCGCACCTTCCGCAAAAGGTTTTCCAACAGGCTGGTCAGGCAATGGCGGCCGCTGTTGAAACCGCCGAGGAGGTCGCGCAGAGGTTTGTCCTCATTGCCACGGCGCTTGCGCAGGAAACGCCACAGCCTCTCCGCCTCGGGACGCCCATGAGCCTCTCGCTCTAAACCGCGGAGCAGGCATGCCTCAAGGAAGCGGAACGAGCCGCGGACCGCTAAGGGTTCAGGAGTGGTCACCACTACCCCGAGGTCCGCAGCCAAGAAACAATCCAGCGTGAACGGGGCAATGCCCGGGCCGAGGTCGACAATCACAAGGCCAGAATTCAGCTTGCGCAGGGTGCGCGCAAGGCGTCCGGCAAGGCCATCGTCTTCGTAAGCATCCGACGGTGTCTGGCAGACGCTCACCAGTTGGAGTTGGCCCCCGGCCATTCCTCGGCGTGGCACCGCGACGGTGTTCAGCAGAGGGCCTTCGCGGGCCGGCCCACCCGCAGGATGCATGAGCGCCGCCGTGAGGTTTTGTCCCCCAAGATCCGCGTCGACAAGGGTGACCGTGTGTCCTTGGGCACACAAACGTTCTGACAAAGCTAAGGCGAGCGTCGTCTTGCCCACGCCGCCTTTGCCGCTGCCCAACGCAACGACCACCCTCTTCCTCCCTATCTTGCTCATAGCAGACCCCTCACACTTCCCATCCCAACCACCCCCGGTCTGCCGGGGTCACTTCAGGTCAAGCTCGGACTGGGTGGGCACAGTCCTCACCTGCTGCGCGAATTCCCGGAGCCGTTCCACTTCTTCCGCGGTGAACAGGCGCCAGCCCCGCCGGTCCTTCTGTTTGGCATCGCGCACCAGGCGGGCGGCCTTCCAGCGGTACCACGTGGCACGACTGATGCCCGCCAGCTCCAAGGCCTCGTGAGTTCTGTAGTAGGTCTTTCCCTTTATCACCAGCGGCATCGCTTGCTCCCCTCCAACCCACCCACTCTCATCATCGTCATTGTCTTGATATATCTTGAGACGGCTTAAGATAATATTTCTCAGCGACAATGTCAAGCACTATTTGCAGGGCCATGCTCATCGACCAAGGGTCTGCTTCGACTGAACAGGGAGGGTCTCGATGGGAGGGGTTCCCAGGCAATTCGGCCATTGGGCCGGTCACCGCCCTGAGGCTGGTCCATAAAGCATGACTTGGGGACAGTGCTTTGCCCGCTGGCCTCCGGTAGGAGTCAGCACAACGCCAGGCCGCGGCATACAGGCTATGGCGCAGCTGCCTGCCGCTCCCCCTGGCGCGCCACAATTGCCACGAGCCTGTCAATGATTGGAACTTGCCCCTGCAGAATCCTCTTCTTCGCCTCGTCGACCTCGAACCAGGCAGCGCGGTCCACCTCGGGAAACTGCTGTATCTTCCCAGAACCCTTTGGCCATTCCAGCGAGAAGGTGTTGCTCACCAGTCGCGTCACGTCAAAGTCCTGCTCCAGAGCCCAGGCGTGGATTATCTTGCCGCTCGGTTGGCGGAACTCCCCCAGGGCAATGGGATTCCCCTGGACTGCTAACCCGGTTTCCTCCTGCAGCTCCCTTAGTGCCGCCTGGAGTGGGTCCTCCGTTTCACTGTACAGGCCCTTTGGTATGGACCAGGCGCCGAGGTCCCTTTTTGCCCAAAATGGCCCGCCAGGATGCACGAGCAGCACTTCGAGCTTGCCGTGCAGGCGCCTGAACAGCAGGATGCCCGCGCTGTGTTGGCTCATCTCCCTTCTCCCCTGTGGCCCCTCTTCGATTCGGGCAATTCGCTCTGCCGTAAAGTGCTCTCGGGGCACGGCGCGCAACTACGCCCTTCACTCCAACGGGCGCGACCTCCGCATTGCTTTCCCCACGGCGAAGGAGACTGCAGCGGTGGGTTCACGCCTTCTCGACACAACGTTCCGGCCGCTTCTCGGAGAAAGGGCCGGCGTGACACTCCGCCCCCGAGTTGGGCTTTCACCATGCAGGCGAGAGCTGTCCGGCCTGGTCCTGCCAATGGGGCACCCAGGCTAAGGCGACCAACGAGACGTTCACATCCGTCTTGCGAGGCCTGAGCACCAGAGCTTCCAGCTTCTCGTTCATGGGGTCGGTGCGCGCCTGCATCTCTTCTATCTCGCGGGCGAGTTGCTGCTCCAACTCTGCCAGCTGCTGCCGCACCTGCTCCAGGTTTTCCTGCGCCCGTCGCACGTCCTGTTCCTCCTTCATCGCCCTGCTGGCCCCGCGGGCGGCAGTAGTTGCGCGTCCGATCGTGGAATGGCTGATGGCCTTTCTTCCCACAAAGGCACCGAGCAGCGTGGTACCCAGCGAGATGGCCGTCTGCATCTTCTGCTGCTTGGCCTGTTCCACCTCTCGCTCCAAAGCCCATTCGGCGCGGCGCACGCGCTCTTGCAGCGACGTCATGCGTGGTGCGTACTTTTGGCGCAAGCGCTCCACCATCTGGTCACGCTGCTCGTGGGCAGCAAGCTGCAGTCGGATGCGAAAGTCCCTCTCCGTCTCGCCCGGCTTGGACACGAGCCCCAAGGACGGGCTGCGCAGGACTTGCAGACTGTGTTTACGGAAGAGCCACTCCTGCAAGTCCTTTTGCCATTCGGCGTAGTTGGCCTTCTTGGTGGCCTCGGCAGGCAGCTCACCGAACACCGCATGCTCGTCTGCGGCTGCCCTCTGCAAGTCGGCTTCGGCCATCTCTACTCGATCGGCGGCGTCCCAGTCGATTAGGGCCGGATGATCGGGCAGCGAAGCAAGGAGCGCCGCAGTCTCCTCGGCGTCGATGTCCAGCTTCCTGTCCAGGTAATACACCTTCGCCAGCCCCAAGAGTTTCGGCTCGTAGCGCAGCACTCTGTCACCTGGTTGTCCTCTGCGCACAGGCAGGAAGTATTCGGGGATGTCCGGCGGCAGCGCTGGCCGCGCCGTTGCTGCCTGCCGTTTCGCACTAACGGTCGGCGTAGCCGCCGCTTGTGCCACCGGCACCGCCTTCTTGCGCTCGTCCATGAGCTGCTTGATCTGCGTCCTGGTCATCGGACCTCGCAGGTAGGACATGACCCAGCGCGTCTCAAAGATGACCGGTTCTTTCTCATGGACGTTGTTCATGAGGAAGATGCGTTTACCCAAGCTGGCCAGCGTCTGCTCCATGCGCTTGCGGTCGAAGCCGCTGCCGAGGTTTGCCCCTTCCAGGCCGTCCAGTAGCCGCTGTTTGTCGCGGTCCGTCTGCAGCCGGCCGATGAACCAGGTGCCGGTGTTGGCCAAGCCCTTGTAGTCCAGGTCCACGGGGTTTTGGGTGGCAAGGACTATCCCCAGGCCGAATGCCCGCGCCTGCTTCAGGAGGGTCATCAGCGGTGCTTTGGCAGGTGGATTGGCCACCGGCGGGAAATAACCAAAGATTTCGTCCATGTAGAACAGTGCGCGCAAGCTACTGGTGCCTGATTGGGTGCGCATCCATCCCAGGAGCTGGCTCAAGAGAAGGGAGACAAAAAACATGCGCTCGGCGTCGTTGAGGTGGGCGATGGAAAAGATGGCCATGCGGGGCTTGCCCTCCGGCGTGTAGAGGATGCGGTCGATGTCCAATGGCTCTCCTTCGAGCCAAGTCTCAAACCCTGGGGCGGCCAGCAAGTTGTTGAGCCGCATGGCCAGCGCAAAGCGGTCTTTCGTGGGGAAAAACGATTCCACATCGAACACACCGATCTTGCTCATCGGTGGGGACTGAATGGCCTGAATGAGCGCGGCAAGCTCCATGTCCTGACCTTGTCGCCAGGCGCGGTCGAGGATGTTGCTGAGCAGAATGTGTTCGCGGCTTTGCAGTGGGTCCGCCTCGATGCCCATCAGGTTGAGCAGGCTGGTCACAGTCGTATTGACGCGCTCGCGCAAGAGCTCGCTATCATCGAGAATCTCTTGGCGAGGAGCAGCAAAAGAGGCAACGATGGACACCGGCAGGCCGGCGGTACTCCCCGGCGTGTAGATGGCAAAATCGGCCGCTTCGCGCAGCCGCCGGATCCGCGCGCCGTCCTGTCCCCATTCGGCCAGGCCCTTCTTCCACAGCTCTGCCTGTTCGCGGGCGTACTCTTCGACAGAAAGGGCCTTCGTGCGCGCATCGTCCTCGTTGACCCAAGGGAGGAACTCTGCGGGACTCAGCTCTGGGAACGTCAGCAGCAAATTGGGGAGATCGCCCTTCGGATCGACGATAATCGCGGGGATGCCATCGAGCGCGGCCTCTTCGAGAAGGCCAATGCACAGGCCCGTCTTGCCGCTACCGGTCATCCCCACACAGACGGCGTGGGTCACCAAGTCCCTGGAGTCGTAGAGCAAGAGCTCGTCGCGGCGCGCCTTTTTCTCCAAGTCATAAAGGCGGCCCAAGTAGAAGACACCCAACTTCTCAAAGTCTTGCATGGCTCTTCCTCCGCAAGGTCAACGAGTAGCAAAGATTCCACGGGTAAAGATATGAACCTCAACGAGAATGTCAAGAGGAATCTTTCCCTTCGCCAGCGAAGCCAGGCCACGCAAAGCTTTGCCAAACAATCCTCCAGTGAAAATATCTGTTGACATTAATCGCAGGAATTGTTAACTTAAAAGCACAACGGAG encodes:
- a CDS encoding adenosine-specific kinase, with the protein product MEIKTVQIKKPDDVNVIIGMSHFIKTVEDVHEALVCSVPNIKFGFAFCESSGPRLVRFSGTDEHLIKLAQENALAIGAGHSFVLLLGNAYPINVLRTLRDVMEIVNICCATANPVEVLVVETAQGRGIIGVVDGQSPLGVETAQDVAHRQDFLRRIGYKLG
- a CDS encoding sigma-54-dependent Fis family transcriptional regulator, whose protein sequence is MCQVLKAALEADGHYVAMAFDGQTALDTFAREPFDVVLCDLKMPGMDGLQVLKELKARHPGVEVILMTAYATAQTAVEAMKQGAYDYLIKPFETDELRLKVARLIEKRQLAEENVALRQELRHTFELAYVVGRSEAMEKVYRMVQKVAPTDATVLLRGESGTGKELIARAIHELSPRADKPFVAVSCGALPESLLESELFGYEKGAFTGADRRKEGLFQAAGEGTLFLDEIGDVSLATQVKLLRVLQSHEMVPLGATRPIPVRARIIAATNRNLEEALHAGTFREDLYYRINVFPIVLPPLRERREDIPELVNHFLRKYGGPKAAIEPDALAALMHYTWPGNVRELENVVERTVIMTGGGVITRADLPAHIVYSAAPSSPVEIPAAGLSLEEVERSLIVKALDKAGGNKTEAARLLGVTRRRLYSMMERLGVRPP
- a CDS encoding AAA family ATPase gives rise to the protein MSKIGRKRVVVALGSGKGGVGKTTLALALSERLCAQGHTVTLVDADLGGQNLTAALMHPAGGPAREGPLLNTVAVPRRGMAGGQLQLVSVCQTPSDAYEDDGLAGRLARTLRKLNSGLVIVDLGPGIAPFTLDCFLAADLGVVVTTPEPLAVRGSFRFLEACLLRGLEREAHGRPEAERLWRFLRKRRGNEDKPLRDLLGGFNSGRHCLTSLLENLLRKVRVGIVVNCVRDEGDKRVAQTLRAMVLDLLGMHTELWGYVPFLRELRRLSRARHGDGTWTTQLFDGSLDPLSSVVELAGRGLRRGWPSARITVVDGQNGPQVVCSTRCTCWSSCDLRRGGYPCRITPLGELKTLLADLAAE
- a CDS encoding NUDIX domain-containing protein, translating into MSQHSAGILLFRRLHGKLEVLLVHPGGPFWAKRDLGAWSIPKGLYSETEDPLQAALRELQEETGLAVQGNPIALGEFRQPSGKIIHAWALEQDFDVTRLVSNTFSLEWPKGSGKIQQFPEVDRAAWFEVDEAKKRILQGQVPIIDRLVAIVARQGERQAAAP
- a CDS encoding ATP-binding protein, with the protein product MQDFEKLGVFYLGRLYDLEKKARRDELLLYDSRDLVTHAVCVGMTGSGKTGLCIGLLEEAALDGIPAIIVDPKGDLPNLLLTFPELSPAEFLPWVNEDDARTKALSVEEYAREQAELWKKGLAEWGQDGARIRRLREAADFAIYTPGSTAGLPVSIVASFAAPRQEILDDSELLRERVNTTVTSLLNLMGIEADPLQSREHILLSNILDRAWRQGQDMELAALIQAIQSPPMSKIGVFDVESFFPTKDRFALAMRLNNLLAAPGFETWLEGEPLDIDRILYTPEGKPRMAIFSIAHLNDAERMFFVSLLLSQLLGWMRTQSGTSSLRALFYMDEIFGYFPPVANPPAKAPLMTLLKQARAFGLGIVLATQNPVDLDYKGLANTGTWFIGRLQTDRDKQRLLDGLEGANLGSGFDRKRMEQTLASLGKRIFLMNNVHEKEPVIFETRWVMSYLRGPMTRTQIKQLMDERKKAVPVAQAAATPTVSAKRQAATARPALPPDIPEYFLPVRRGQPGDRVLRYEPKLLGLAKVYYLDRKLDIDAEETAALLASLPDHPALIDWDAADRVEMAEADLQRAAADEHAVFGELPAEATKKANYAEWQKDLQEWLFRKHSLQVLRSPSLGLVSKPGETERDFRIRLQLAAHEQRDQMVERLRQKYAPRMTSLQERVRRAEWALEREVEQAKQQKMQTAISLGTTLLGAFVGRKAISHSTIGRATTAARGASRAMKEEQDVRRAQENLEQVRQQLAELEQQLAREIEEMQARTDPMNEKLEALVLRPRKTDVNVSLVALAWVPHWQDQAGQLSPAW